One segment of Solanum stenotomum isolate F172 chromosome 1, ASM1918654v1, whole genome shotgun sequence DNA contains the following:
- the LOC125857079 gene encoding zinc-finger homeodomain protein 3-like, producing the protein MANMLRANQAARAIYKPKGLFVYGEYNRCLLASVNASDSCQAFAPGGPIGSMESFLCQFCHCHQNVHRRLDVSNHQLPPTPTQQQSVTQRDVKTEESSNNKNANHLGHINAQIFDSPGVSIALVESIMATTTQKWAHSNKKDGGNKRKKSRDEHVVEEYEKEQPQILANQLEWTLNIRLENGKNKKIKKDEDEKPNGFEVYVKTKSKAIKKLHLAQAGESTSSNNHNCPN; encoded by the exons ATGGCTAACATGCTTCGAGCTAATCAAGCTGCTAGGGCCATTTATAAGCCTAAAGGTCTATTTGTTTATGGTGAGTACAATCGTTGTCTTTTAGCAAGTGTTAATGCTTCCGATAGCTGTCAGGCTTTTGCTCCTGGTGGTCCCATCGGTAGTATGGAATCTTTCCTATGTCAATTTTGTCATTGCCATCAGAATGTCCATCGTAGGTTGGATGTCAGCAATCATCAGCTTCCACCAACACCAACACAACAACAg TCTGTCACCCAAAGGGATGTGAAGACAGAAGAATCTTCAAATAACAAAAATGCTAATCATCTCGGTCATATTAATGCACAAATATTTGACTCTCCAGGAGTTTCAATTGCACTGGTGGAATCCATCATGGCTACAACTACTCAAAAGTGGGCGCATAGTAACAAAAAAGATGGTGGGAATAAGAGAAAAAAGTCAAGGGATGAACATGTTGTTGAAGAATATGAGAAGGAACAACCACAAATACTGGCTAACCAACTAGAATGGACTTTAAACATTAGGTTAGAAAATGGAAAGAATAAGAAGATCAAGAAGGATGAAGATGAGAAGCCAAATGGTTTTGAGGTGTATGTCAAAACCAAGAGCAAagctattaaaaaattacacctTGCTCAAGCCGGAGAATCAACATCTTCTAACAATCATAATTGTCCCAATTAA